In Helianthus annuus cultivar XRQ/B chromosome 9, HanXRQr2.0-SUNRISE, whole genome shotgun sequence, the following are encoded in one genomic region:
- the LOC110877390 gene encoding probable protein phosphatase 2C 27 translates to MCVQDLESGCEEIDDLGLVAADQNINTSQFGPQQITVSNSFPMESICEDTVVSEEKYNNFIPTLRSGEWSDIGHRSYMEDTHICIPDLARTFNNKYIGEETVSFYGVFDGHGGKGASKFVRDNLPRIIVDDANFPMELEKVVTRSFVETDAAFARSCALESTLSSGTTALTAMIFGRSLLVANAGDCRAVLSRNGLAFEMSKDHRPCCDKERLRIESLGGFVEDGYLNGQLGVTRAIGNWHIQGLKETDNQVGPLSAEPELKLVTLTKEDEFLIIGSDGIWDVFMNQNAVDFVRRRLQDHNDVKRCCKEMVEEAMKRHALDNLTVVIVCFQAEPPPPVVVQRGRVRRSISAEGLLNLKFHLEG, encoded by the exons ATGTGTGTACAAGACTTGGAAAGTGGTTGTGAAGAGATAGATGACTTGGGTCTTGTAGCAGCAGATCAGAATATTAATACTTCTCAGTTTGGTCCTCAGCAGATCACTGTTTCTAATTCTTTTCCG ATGGAGAGCATTTGTGAAGATACCGTTGTTTCAGAAGAGAAATATAACAACTTCATACCAACGCTTCGTTCCGGAGAGTGGTCTGATATTGGTCATCGATCCTATATGGAGGACACTCACATATGCATTCCAGACCTCGCTAGAACCTTCAACAATAAATATATTGGCGAAGAAACCGTCTCATTTTACGGG GTGTTTGATGGGCATGGAGGAAAGGGTGCATCAAAATTTGTTCGTGATAATTTGCCAAGAATCATCGTTGATGATGCTAATTTTCCAATGGAACTTGAAAAAGTAGTCACGAGGTCGTTTGTGGAGACGGATGCTGCATTTGCGCGGTCGTGTGCTCTTGAGTCTACTCTTTCTTCTGGCACAACTGCACTTACTGCGATGATCTTTGGGAG GTCTTTACTCGTCGCAAATGCTGGAGATTGTCGAGCAGTTCTGTCTCGAAACGGGCTAGCTTTTGAGATGTCAAAAGACCATAGACCGTGTTGCGACAAAGAAAGACTCCGGATCGAATCCTTAGGTGGGTTCGTAGAAGACGGCTATCTAAACGGTCAACTAGGTGTCACTCGAGCCATAGGTAACTGGCACATCCAAGGGCTCAAAGAAACGGACAACCAAGTCGGTCCATTGAGTGCTGAACCGGAGCTCAAACTTGTGACACTAACAAAAGAAGACGAGTTTTTGATCATTGGAAGTGACGGGATTTGGGACGTGTTTATGAACCAAAACGCGGTGGATTTTGTGAGGCGGCGGTTGCAGGATCATAATGATGTGAAGCGGTGTTGCAAGGAGATGGTGGAGGAAGCGATGAAGAGACACGCGCTTGATAATTTGACGGTGGTTATTGTGTGTTTTCAGGCGGAACCGCCGCCGCCGGTCGTGGTTCAGAGAGggagagtcaggaggagcatttCTGCTGAAGGGTTGCTTAATCTTAAATTCCATCTTGAAGGGTAA